One genomic segment of Mycolicibacterium psychrotolerans includes these proteins:
- the aroC gene encoding chorismate synthase, whose translation MLRWTTAGESHGRALVAMVEGMVAGVEVTSSDIADQLARRRLGYGRGARMKFEQDQVTMLAGLRHGVTLGGPIAIEIGNTEWPKWETVMAPDPVDPAALADSAARNAPLTRPRPGHADYAGMLKYGFDDARPVLERASARETAARVAAGTVARAFLRQALGVEVVSHVVSIGASTPYDGPPPLPGDLAAIDASPVRAFDPASEALMITEIEAAKRDGDTLGGVVEVVAHGLPVGLGSFTSGENRLDSQLAAAVMGIQAIKGVEIGDGFETARRRGSVAHDEIYPGPDGVIRSTNRAGGLEGGMTNGLPVRVRAAMKPISTVPRALATIDMATGEEAVAIHQRSDVCAVPAAGVVVETMVALVLARAALEKFGGDSLTETRTNIDAYLRAVAQREPAADRVRASG comes from the coding sequence GTGTTGCGATGGACGACAGCAGGTGAATCCCACGGCCGGGCGTTGGTGGCGATGGTCGAGGGCATGGTCGCCGGCGTCGAGGTGACCTCCTCCGACATCGCCGATCAGCTGGCGCGCCGCCGCCTCGGATACGGCCGCGGCGCCCGGATGAAGTTCGAGCAGGATCAGGTGACGATGCTCGCCGGGCTGCGGCACGGGGTGACACTGGGCGGTCCCATCGCCATCGAGATCGGCAACACCGAGTGGCCGAAGTGGGAGACCGTGATGGCTCCCGACCCCGTCGACCCCGCCGCGCTCGCCGACAGCGCCGCGCGCAACGCGCCGCTGACCAGGCCCCGGCCCGGCCACGCCGACTACGCGGGCATGTTGAAGTACGGATTCGACGACGCCCGGCCGGTGCTCGAACGCGCCAGCGCCCGGGAGACCGCCGCGCGGGTGGCAGCCGGCACCGTCGCGCGGGCGTTCCTGCGCCAGGCCCTCGGGGTGGAGGTCGTCTCGCACGTCGTCTCCATCGGCGCGTCCACCCCCTACGACGGACCGCCGCCGCTCCCCGGCGACCTCGCGGCGATCGACGCCAGCCCGGTGCGCGCGTTCGACCCGGCCAGTGAGGCGCTGATGATCACCGAGATCGAGGCCGCCAAGCGGGACGGCGACACCCTCGGCGGCGTGGTCGAGGTGGTGGCGCACGGCCTGCCCGTCGGCCTCGGCTCCTTCACCAGCGGCGAGAACCGGCTGGACAGCCAACTGGCCGCCGCGGTGATGGGCATCCAGGCGATCAAGGGCGTCGAGATCGGCGACGGCTTCGAAACGGCGCGCCGCCGCGGCAGCGTCGCCCACGACGAGATCTATCCCGGCCCCGACGGGGTGATCCGCTCGACCAACCGCGCCGGCGGCCTCGAAGGCGGCATGACCAACGGACTGCCGGTACGCGTCCGCGCGGCCATGAAGCCGATCTCCACCGTGCCGCGTGCCCTGGCCACCATCGACATGGCCACCGGTGAGGAGGCGGTCGCGATCCACCAGCGCTCCGACGTCTGCGCGGTCCCCGCCGCGGGCGTCGTCGTCGAGACGATGGTCGCGCTGGTGCTCGCCCGCGCGGCGCTGGAGAAGTTCGGCGGCGACTCCCTGACCGAGACGCGGACCAACATCGACGCCTACCTGCGCGCCGTCGCCCAGCGCGAGCCGGCCGCCGACAGGGTGAGGGCGTCGGGCTGA
- a CDS encoding shikimate kinase: protein MAPKAVLIGLPGSGKSTIGRRLAKALGLELLDTDAAIEKKTGRTIPDIFANDGEPEFRRIEAEVVRDALATHDGVLSLGGGAVTTAEVREALGGHTVIYLEISAAEGVRRTGGSTVRPLLAGPDRGERFKELIAHRVPLYRQVSTMRVNTNHRNPGAVVRHIVARLDNPDGTKSDRRRRRPSWRRAPLSLTAAPSTEAPPSPAAVAARKGSPCRQKDGQ from the coding sequence ATGGCGCCCAAGGCGGTGCTGATCGGGCTGCCCGGCTCGGGCAAGTCGACGATCGGGCGGCGGCTGGCCAAGGCACTGGGGCTGGAACTGCTGGACACCGACGCGGCCATCGAGAAGAAGACCGGCCGCACCATCCCTGACATCTTCGCCAATGACGGCGAGCCCGAGTTCCGGCGCATCGAGGCAGAGGTGGTCCGCGACGCGCTCGCGACCCACGACGGCGTGCTCTCACTGGGCGGCGGCGCCGTGACCACCGCCGAGGTGCGCGAGGCGCTGGGCGGTCACACCGTGATCTACCTCGAGATCAGCGCGGCCGAGGGTGTGCGCCGCACCGGCGGCTCGACCGTGCGACCGCTACTGGCCGGCCCCGATCGCGGGGAGAGGTTCAAAGAGCTGATCGCCCACCGCGTTCCGCTGTACCGGCAGGTGTCGACCATGCGGGTCAACACCAACCACCGCAATCCGGGCGCGGTGGTGCGCCACATCGTGGCGCGGCTGGACAACCCGGATGGAACCAAATCCGACCGGCGCCGCAGACGGCCCTCGTGGCGCCGGGCACCGCTGTCACTGACGGCCGCACCGTCGACGGAGGCGCCGCCGAGCCCCGCCGCGGTGGCGGCCAGGAAAGGATCCCCGTGTCGACAGAAGGACGGCCAGTGA
- the ruvX gene encoding Holliday junction resolvase RuvX, with protein sequence MNDADRAPDRPGDPASAPDPGRGRRLGVDVGTVRIGVAVSDPDAVLATPVETVPRDRRGGRHVRRLAALVDEYQVVEIVVGLPRTLADRAGSSARDAIEVADLLADRVSPVPVRLVDERFTTVTAQRTLREAGVRSRGQRSVIDQAAAVGILQNWLDQRRAALSPHGEVGDG encoded by the coding sequence ATCAACGATGCCGACCGCGCACCGGACCGCCCCGGTGACCCCGCGTCGGCACCCGATCCGGGACGCGGCCGACGGCTGGGTGTCGACGTCGGCACGGTGCGGATCGGGGTGGCGGTCAGCGATCCCGACGCCGTGCTGGCGACCCCGGTGGAGACCGTGCCGCGCGACCGGCGCGGGGGCAGGCATGTACGGCGCCTCGCGGCGCTGGTCGACGAGTACCAGGTGGTCGAGATCGTGGTCGGGCTGCCGCGCACGCTGGCCGACCGGGCCGGGTCCTCGGCGCGCGACGCGATCGAGGTCGCCGACCTGCTGGCCGACCGGGTCAGCCCGGTGCCCGTGCGGCTCGTCGACGAGCGGTTCACGACAGTGACGGCACAGCGGACGCTGCGCGAGGCGGGCGTGCGCAGCCGCGGACAACGTTCGGTGATCGATCAAGCTGCAGCGGTGGGGATCCTGCAGAACTGGCTGGACCAGCGACGGGCGGCGCTGTCCCCACACGGAGAGGTCGGGGATGGCTGA
- a CDS encoding shikimate dehydrogenase has translation MSARRAGVLGSPIAHSRSPQLHLAAYRALGLDDWTYDRIECTAEQLPAVVSGFGPEWVGVSVTMPGKFAALRFADEATERARLVGSANTLVRSAAGWLADNTDVDGVVGALADVRTDRAMVVGSGGTAPAVVAGLAARGSRHVTVTARDAGRAADVLGLARRCGLDTDFCDIAGLSLADTAAGVDIAVNTVPADAVAPYAEALAGTPVLLDAIYDPWPTPLAAAVGARGGLVISGLQMLLNQALSQVELFTGMPAPKEAMRAALDAP, from the coding sequence ATGAGCGCTCGACGGGCCGGGGTGCTGGGCTCACCGATCGCGCACTCCCGGTCGCCGCAGCTGCATCTGGCGGCGTACCGGGCGCTCGGCCTCGACGACTGGACCTACGACCGCATCGAGTGCACCGCTGAGCAGTTGCCCGCCGTGGTGTCCGGCTTCGGGCCGGAGTGGGTCGGGGTGTCGGTGACGATGCCGGGCAAGTTCGCCGCGCTGCGGTTCGCCGACGAGGCCACCGAGCGGGCCCGGCTGGTCGGATCGGCCAACACGCTGGTGCGGTCGGCGGCGGGCTGGCTCGCCGACAACACGGATGTCGACGGCGTGGTGGGCGCGCTCGCCGACGTGCGGACCGACCGCGCGATGGTCGTCGGATCGGGCGGAACGGCGCCCGCCGTCGTCGCCGGGCTCGCCGCCCGCGGCAGCCGGCACGTCACGGTCACCGCCCGCGACGCCGGTAGGGCCGCCGACGTGTTGGGCCTCGCGCGCCGTTGCGGTCTGGACACCGACTTCTGCGACATCGCCGGGTTGTCGCTGGCCGACACCGCCGCAGGCGTGGACATCGCGGTCAACACCGTGCCCGCCGACGCCGTCGCCCCGTACGCCGAGGCGCTGGCCGGCACGCCGGTGCTGCTGGACGCGATCTACGATCCGTGGCCCACGCCGTTGGCCGCGGCGGTCGGCGCCCGGGGCGGGCTGGTGATCAGCGGTCTGCAGATGTTGTTGAACCAGGCCTTGAGCCAGGTGGAGTTGTTCACCGGCATGCCCGCGCCGAAAGAGGCGATGAGGGCGGCGCTCGACGCCCCTTAG
- a CDS encoding prepilin peptidase, with protein MGETAAVAVAVWLIALSAYDFRHQRLPNRLTVPGAMVILTVASVAGRGMPATLGALALTGIYAIVHLRSPAALGAGDVKLAIGVGALTGAFGMQAWALCAVGASLLTGLWGVARLARGSRSAVPHGPSMCLAAAFAVAGTLLSG; from the coding sequence GTGGGGGAGACGGCCGCCGTCGCGGTGGCGGTGTGGCTGATCGCGTTGAGCGCGTACGACTTTCGGCATCAAAGGCTGCCGAACCGGCTCACCGTGCCGGGTGCGATGGTGATCCTCACGGTCGCGTCGGTGGCCGGGCGCGGCATGCCGGCAACGCTCGGCGCGCTCGCATTGACCGGCATCTACGCGATCGTGCACCTGCGCTCGCCGGCGGCGCTGGGTGCCGGCGACGTCAAACTGGCGATCGGCGTGGGCGCGTTGACGGGCGCGTTCGGCATGCAGGCTTGGGCGCTGTGCGCGGTCGGCGCCTCGCTGCTGACCGGCCTGTGGGGCGTGGCCCGCCTCGCGCGCGGGTCGCGGTCGGCGGTGCCGCACGGTCCGTCGATGTGTCTGGCGGCCGCTTTCGCCGTCGCGGGGACGCTACTTTCGGGGTAA
- a CDS encoding alpha/beta hydrolase, which translates to MPPGVLWPQLRTLPRFLPSMPGVAAGRPFLPAADVMRAVPLHTLSAAEQDRLIPEFVRDSGRVFRQLMLGAPIVRVPAADVSCPVLCVSAGQDRNVAPWMSRRIAARYGAQHQIHPGLPHWIVAESALPQVAPPVLAWLRAALS; encoded by the coding sequence GTGCCGCCCGGCGTGCTGTGGCCGCAACTGCGCACGCTGCCGCGGTTCCTGCCGTCGATGCCCGGTGTGGCCGCGGGACGTCCGTTCCTGCCGGCTGCGGACGTCATGCGAGCCGTGCCGCTGCACACGTTGTCCGCCGCCGAACAGGACCGGCTGATCCCGGAGTTCGTCCGCGACTCCGGCCGGGTGTTCCGGCAACTGATGCTCGGCGCGCCGATCGTGCGGGTGCCTGCCGCCGACGTCTCCTGCCCTGTCCTGTGCGTCAGCGCCGGGCAGGACCGCAACGTCGCGCCGTGGATGTCGCGACGTATCGCCGCACGCTACGGCGCACAGCACCAGATCCATCCGGGGCTGCCGCACTGGATCGTCGCCGAGTCGGCGCTCCCGCAGGTGGCCCCGCCGGTGCTGGCCTGGCTGCGCGCGGCGCTGAGCTGA
- a CDS encoding endolytic transglycosylase MltG — protein MADDWHNDRAEPLAVGPPRQRMTRQQRAREARHRRRRRTAAVAAVAMLVVVVIGAVFLGSRMWHSLFGGSSNDYTGAGVNDVVIQVHDGDSTTAIGKTLQEGKVVATIKAFVDAADGNEAISSIQPGFYKVRTEIPAADAVSRLADPGNRVGKLVIPEGRQLDDVSDVKTNAVTDGIFALISKATCVDLDGDRRCVPAEDLRAAAGAAPPAALGVPQWATGPVTALGADHRRLEGLIAPGTWNIDPSGTPQDILSTLVSSSAGQYERGGLLTTATSLKMSPYQILTVASLVQREATPQDFSKVARVIYNRLAENRTLEFDSTVNYALDRIEVATTDGDRAQATPWNTYVRPGLPATPICSPGQPALAAAEQPEPGDWLYFVTIDMQGTTLFTREYEQHLANIELARRNGVLDSAR, from the coding sequence ATGGCTGACGACTGGCACAACGATCGTGCCGAACCCCTGGCGGTGGGTCCGCCCCGGCAGCGGATGACCCGTCAGCAGCGGGCCCGGGAGGCCCGGCACCGGCGCCGTCGCCGTACCGCCGCGGTGGCCGCCGTCGCGATGCTCGTGGTCGTCGTCATCGGTGCGGTGTTCCTCGGCTCGCGGATGTGGCACTCGCTGTTCGGGGGCAGCAGCAACGACTACACCGGCGCGGGCGTCAACGACGTCGTCATCCAGGTCCACGACGGCGACTCCACCACGGCGATCGGCAAGACGCTGCAGGAGGGCAAGGTCGTCGCCACCATCAAGGCGTTCGTCGACGCCGCCGACGGCAACGAGGCGATCTCGTCGATCCAGCCCGGCTTCTACAAGGTGCGCACCGAGATCCCGGCCGCCGACGCGGTGTCGCGGCTGGCCGATCCGGGCAATCGGGTGGGCAAGTTGGTCATCCCGGAGGGCCGCCAGCTCGACGACGTCTCCGACGTCAAGACCAACGCCGTCACCGACGGCATCTTCGCGCTGATCTCCAAGGCCACCTGCGTCGACCTCGACGGTGACCGCCGCTGCGTGCCCGCCGAGGACCTGCGCGCCGCCGCCGGCGCCGCCCCTCCCGCGGCGCTCGGGGTGCCGCAGTGGGCGACCGGCCCGGTGACCGCGCTGGGCGCCGACCACCGCCGCCTCGAAGGCCTGATCGCGCCCGGCACCTGGAACATCGACCCGTCGGGCACGCCGCAGGACATCCTGTCGACACTGGTCTCCAGCAGTGCCGGGCAGTACGAGCGCGGCGGTCTGCTGACGACCGCCACCTCGCTGAAGATGTCGCCCTACCAGATCCTCACGGTGGCCTCCCTGGTGCAGCGCGAAGCCACACCGCAGGACTTCTCCAAGGTGGCGCGGGTCATCTACAACCGGCTGGCCGAGAATCGGACCCTGGAGTTCGATTCCACGGTCAACTACGCGCTGGACCGCATCGAGGTCGCCACCACCGACGGTGACCGCGCGCAGGCCACCCCCTGGAACACCTATGTGCGGCCGGGGCTGCCGGCGACCCCGATCTGTTCACCCGGCCAGCCCGCCCTGGCCGCGGCCGAACAGCCCGAACCCGGCGACTGGCTGTACTTCGTGACGATCGACATGCAGGGCACGACGTTGTTCACCCGCGAGTACGAGCAGCACCTGGCCAACATCGAGTTGGCGCGACGCAACGGTGTCCTCGACTCGGCGCGATGA